The nucleotide sequence GGATGTGAGTATATAGATGTTGTTGAAAGCCTTGCGATAGAAAGAGCAAAGACTCTTTTTAATGCAGAAGGTGCAAATGTCCAACCACACTCAGGAACTCAGGCAAACTTCGCTGTGTACTTTGCTACCATGAATCCTGGAGACACGCTTCTCGGAATGGATTTGTCAGCAGGGGGGCATTTAAGTCACGGAAGTCCCGTAAGCGTTACGGGTAAATACTTCAATGCTGTACACTATGGAGTTGAAAAGGAGACAGAGCTTATTGATTACAATCAGGTTGAAGACCTTGCAAAACAATACAAGCCAAAAGTTATAGTTGCAGGCGCAAGTGCATACCCTCGATTCATTGACTTCGAAAAATTTCAAACTATTGCAAAAAGCGTTGGTGCTTATCTAATGGTTGATATGGCTCACATAGCAGGACTTGTTGCAGCAAATGTCCACCCAACTCCCGTGCCATTTGCAGATTTTGTAACTACGACAACGCATAAAACACTTAGAGGTCCAAGAGGAGGGATGATCCTATTTAAGAAAGAACACGAAAAAATTCTTAATAAGGCTGTGTTTCCAGGTATTCAAGGAGGACCACTCGAACATATCATCGCAGCCAAAGCTGTTGCGCTTAAGTTGGCAATGACGGACGAGTTTAAGGAATACCAAAAACAGGTTATAGCGAACGCCAAAGCATTAGCAAATGCATTAATAAAGCATGGCTTTAGACTAATAACGAACGGCACTGATAATCACCTTATTTCAATAGATTTAAGATCCAAAAACATTACAGGTAAAGAGGCTGAGAGGCTTTTAGACTCCGTTTACATAACCACAAACAAAGAATCAATACCTTTTGACCCACTTCCTCCAACAGAAACAAGCGGATTAAGAGTTGGTACTCCAGCATTAACAACTCGAGGGATGA is from Caldisericum sp. and encodes:
- a CDS encoding serine hydroxymethyltransferase — its product is MRIKDVDIELAQAMQNELERQRTKLELIASENYVLEPVLEAQGSVLTNKYAEGYPKRRYYGGCEYIDVVESLAIERAKTLFNAEGANVQPHSGTQANFAVYFATMNPGDTLLGMDLSAGGHLSHGSPVSVTGKYFNAVHYGVEKETELIDYNQVEDLAKQYKPKVIVAGASAYPRFIDFEKFQTIAKSVGAYLMVDMAHIAGLVAANVHPTPVPFADFVTTTTHKTLRGPRGGMILFKKEHEKILNKAVFPGIQGGPLEHIIAAKAVALKLAMTDEFKEYQKQVIANAKALANALIKHGFRLITNGTDNHLISIDLRSKNITGKEAERLLDSVYITTNKESIPFDPLPPTETSGLRVGTPALTTRGMKEAEMEYIAELIDKAIEFRNDEKKLETIRNEVLELTKKFPIYPNISYI